In Gimesia benthica, a single window of DNA contains:
- a CDS encoding DUF4159 domain-containing protein, with translation MPDRFTAVRFFVLLLCVCLMAGGSLSVPVRAAEPVTRDAVLNSIEQARHYLLKQQQTDGSWQLAARPQQTLVLTSFTLHALLHAGMTPEAPEIQRGLKWLRQQDPVKTHEIALMLETLATAGEPQDLVLLKRFTEKLESGQSEGTNDGAWSFGNSEKNYAHYAALGLYEAAQQGVAVQSATWQRAREHWLKRQRADGGWGSQNSQYSRGGITAAGIAYLVSTQHQLRAAQADLNAAGKPDCCGLPFRDEAVEAGCRWLGDHFTVTHNPSADPLADGSVGYLYYLYCLERVGRLTGRRYFISSTGQRHDWYSEGAAYLVAHQNPITGAWKGAPVLLEDCEILATSYALHFLARGLTPILVGRLEWGTGTGADQADLPGSAHDTPAAAWNLAQFTSRLKGWPKRLTWQSIDMQRAGPEDLGLAPVVVLDVADAGLLTEPQTRLLRDYLQQGGFLFAVGGCRSPSPDLAMQSLVARLYPEGETQLRKLEGSHPVYRSEFPLSDRQSGAPLVELWGPRPAAEPRLSMPQKT, from the coding sequence ATGCCTGATCGCTTTACCGCTGTTCGCTTTTTTGTTCTGTTGTTGTGCGTCTGCCTGATGGCGGGGGGATCGTTGTCTGTCCCGGTTCGGGCTGCGGAACCGGTCACGCGGGACGCGGTCCTGAACTCGATCGAACAGGCGCGCCACTATTTATTGAAACAACAGCAGACCGACGGCAGCTGGCAACTCGCAGCGCGTCCGCAACAGACGCTGGTACTGACGAGCTTCACGCTGCACGCTCTGCTCCACGCTGGGATGACGCCCGAAGCACCGGAAATTCAGCGGGGGTTAAAGTGGCTCCGTCAGCAGGATCCCGTCAAGACGCATGAAATCGCCTTGATGCTGGAGACGCTGGCCACCGCGGGTGAACCGCAGGACCTCGTGTTGCTGAAGCGTTTCACGGAGAAACTGGAGTCCGGTCAATCCGAGGGTACCAACGACGGTGCCTGGAGCTTTGGGAACTCAGAGAAGAACTACGCACACTACGCCGCACTGGGTCTCTATGAAGCGGCGCAGCAGGGAGTGGCCGTGCAGTCCGCGACCTGGCAGCGGGCCCGTGAACACTGGTTAAAGCGACAGCGTGCCGATGGGGGCTGGGGTTCTCAGAACAGTCAATATAGCCGGGGTGGAATCACTGCAGCGGGAATCGCGTACCTGGTTTCGACTCAACATCAGCTCCGCGCCGCGCAGGCCGATCTGAATGCAGCAGGCAAGCCGGACTGCTGTGGTCTGCCGTTCCGCGATGAAGCAGTTGAAGCGGGTTGTCGCTGGCTGGGCGATCATTTCACGGTGACACACAATCCCAGTGCCGACCCACTGGCCGATGGTTCGGTCGGCTACCTCTATTATCTTTACTGCCTGGAACGGGTGGGTCGGCTCACAGGCCGTCGTTATTTCATCAGCAGTACCGGACAACGGCACGACTGGTATTCCGAGGGGGCTGCGTATCTGGTCGCACATCAGAATCCGATCACGGGTGCCTGGAAAGGGGCACCAGTTCTGCTGGAAGACTGTGAGATCCTGGCGACCAGTTATGCCCTGCATTTTCTCGCGCGGGGTCTGACGCCGATTCTCGTCGGTCGGCTGGAATGGGGTACGGGAACCGGAGCGGATCAGGCCGACCTTCCGGGGTCGGCACATGACACGCCGGCGGCGGCCTGGAACCTGGCACAATTTACCAGTCGTCTCAAGGGCTGGCCGAAACGATTGACGTGGCAGTCGATCGACATGCAACGAGCCGGGCCTGAGGACCTCGGACTGGCGCCGGTTGTGGTGCTCGATGTTGCGGACGCTGGTCTGTTGACCGAACCACAGACGCGTCTGTTGCGGGACTATCTGCAGCAGGGCGGATTTCTGTTTGCCGTCGGAGGCTGCCGAAGTCCTTCACCGGACCTGGCGATGCAGTCACTGGTCGCGAGGCTTTATCCCGAAGGTGAAACGCAGTTACGGAAGCTGGAAGGTTCGCACCCCGTCTATCGCAGCGAATTTCCGTTGAGTGATCGCCAGAGTGGTGCACCGCTGGTGGAACTCTGGGGGCCGAGACCGGCTGCCGAACCGCGATTATCTATGCCCCAGAAGACCTGA
- a CDS encoding DUF1559 domain-containing protein has protein sequence MENEAKKSKGPTKTEIGVVFMIFLMLSLMMICSGMVFPIQIMIYLSLGWYSFLKSILPQMTPSTAGLVTSLVLVVLLAGIIQMLGRAAMRYFNRQSTKSKVPYWRFRWTIIMVVFLVLSFVGGFAVVGIARQTSWIVTTEQAQIRWSGNEISHRIESRNNLKQISLALHNYHETFSQLPLGASFDQTGRPHHSWATRLLPFLDQVPLYNQIDFHQPWNAEVNREPFQVSLSCFRNPGVRSARESIPASGRYQPSHYAANARVLSINSGLSYQMIEDGTSHTILAGEVHSDFKPWGNPLNLRDPALGINAHPRGFGSPFKGGVHFLLGDGSVRFISENIDPAVLKALATPNGGEDMDRFQEDW, from the coding sequence ATGGAAAATGAAGCAAAGAAATCGAAAGGACCAACAAAGACTGAGATCGGTGTTGTTTTCATGATCTTCCTGATGCTGTCATTAATGATGATCTGCTCCGGGATGGTTTTCCCGATTCAGATCATGATCTATCTCTCGCTGGGCTGGTACAGTTTTTTAAAGAGTATCCTTCCGCAGATGACTCCCTCCACAGCGGGACTGGTTACATCGCTGGTGCTGGTAGTCCTGCTGGCAGGCATCATTCAGATGCTGGGGCGCGCGGCGATGCGGTATTTCAACAGACAGAGTACGAAGAGCAAAGTACCATACTGGCGGTTTCGCTGGACGATCATCATGGTCGTCTTTCTGGTCCTCTCGTTTGTCGGGGGTTTTGCGGTCGTCGGAATCGCCCGGCAGACCAGTTGGATCGTCACAACAGAGCAAGCTCAGATTCGGTGGTCCGGAAATGAAATATCCCATCGTATTGAGTCAAGGAATAATCTGAAACAGATCAGCCTGGCGCTGCACAATTACCATGAGACGTTTTCTCAATTACCTCTTGGAGCCTCTTTCGATCAAACGGGACGCCCCCATCACAGCTGGGCGACGCGGCTGCTTCCTTTTCTGGATCAGGTCCCTTTGTATAATCAGATTGACTTTCACCAGCCCTGGAACGCGGAAGTGAATCGCGAACCGTTTCAGGTGTCGCTGTCCTGCTTTCGCAATCCAGGAGTCAGATCAGCCCGCGAGAGCATACCGGCGTCGGGCCGATATCAGCCCTCTCATTACGCTGCCAATGCACGAGTGCTGAGTATCAACTCCGGTCTGTCGTACCAGATGATCGAAGACGGCACATCACATACAATTCTGGCGGGCGAGGTCCATTCCGACTTCAAGCCCTGGGGGAATCCACTCAATCTTCGCGATCCGGCACTGGGAATCAACGCCCACCCGCGCGGTTTTGGCAGTCCGTTCAAAGGCGGTGTCCATTTTTTGCTGGGAGATGGATCTGTGCGTTTCATTTCTGAAAACATCGATCCGGCCGTGCTTAAAGCACTTGCGACACCCAACGGCGGCGAAGACATGGACCGTTTTCAGGAGGACTGGTAA
- a CDS encoding FG-GAP repeat domain-containing protein, which produces MSAVENSPPPETNPEPNIPDRTGLTLLMLVAVILLPLATWFVLPLVPPLGSLPELYTGGTSYPASPLHFDRSGSLQTASAEGSSKELPLITNVQILDFDGDGKNEILACDAGYNRVLLISINEEGVQTTRTLIEDVAAPAHATAVDIDADGDLDLVISVLGNIQPDDGVVGKVELFEQTKDGFVRHVILDDVRRVADVQPGDFDQDGDLDLAVAVFGYNRGEVLWLENQGNFQFVDHLLHRAPGTIHVPVADFDGDGDLDIATIVSQEEEELVAFENLGQGKFKTRSLWMTPNMDLGSAGLIHADLDQDGDQDLILPAGDNLEDFDAYPQPYHGCYWFENTGDWKFKQHRISNLGGTYAGDVTDLDGDGDLDVVLVSMTNDWYTPGNASLVWLENDGQQNFKSWQIDSEPIHLVTVATGDLNQDGRPDIAAGALNMRKPFDRIGQVSAWLQRAEGGR; this is translated from the coding sequence ATGTCTGCCGTCGAGAACAGCCCTCCTCCCGAAACGAACCCAGAGCCGAACATTCCGGACCGCACGGGTTTGACGCTACTGATGCTGGTGGCCGTCATTCTGCTGCCTCTGGCGACCTGGTTTGTCTTACCCCTGGTTCCACCGCTGGGGAGTCTGCCCGAACTCTACACGGGAGGCACTTCGTATCCGGCATCCCCCCTGCACTTCGATCGTAGCGGGAGTCTGCAGACCGCGAGTGCGGAGGGTTCATCAAAAGAACTGCCTTTGATTACCAACGTGCAGATTCTCGATTTTGACGGCGACGGAAAAAACGAGATTCTCGCCTGCGATGCCGGCTATAACCGGGTGCTGCTGATCTCGATCAACGAAGAGGGAGTCCAGACGACGCGCACGCTGATTGAGGATGTCGCTGCGCCCGCGCATGCGACCGCCGTGGATATAGACGCCGACGGCGATCTGGATCTGGTGATTTCGGTGCTGGGCAACATTCAACCCGATGATGGAGTCGTGGGCAAAGTCGAGCTGTTTGAACAGACGAAAGACGGTTTTGTCAGGCATGTGATTCTGGATGACGTCCGCCGCGTTGCCGATGTGCAACCGGGCGACTTCGACCAGGATGGCGACCTCGATCTGGCGGTGGCCGTCTTCGGTTACAACCGCGGGGAAGTCCTCTGGCTGGAGAACCAGGGCAACTTTCAATTTGTGGATCATCTGCTGCATCGGGCGCCGGGGACGATTCATGTTCCCGTGGCGGACTTCGACGGGGACGGCGATCTGGATATCGCGACGATCGTCTCGCAGGAAGAAGAAGAGCTGGTGGCCTTTGAAAATCTGGGCCAGGGAAAATTTAAAACCCGGTCCCTGTGGATGACGCCCAATATGGACCTGGGCAGTGCGGGTCTGATTCACGCCGACCTCGACCAGGATGGCGATCAGGATCTGATTCTCCCCGCGGGCGACAACCTTGAAGACTTCGATGCGTACCCGCAGCCTTACCACGGATGTTACTGGTTTGAGAACACGGGCGACTGGAAGTTTAAGCAGCACCGCATCTCGAATCTGGGAGGCACGTATGCCGGGGATGTGACCGACCTGGACGGCGACGGCGACCTGGATGTTGTGCTGGTGAGTATGACGAACGACTGGTATACGCCGGGGAATGCGAGCCTGGTCTGGCTGGAAAATGACGGTCAGCAGAACTTCAAAAGCTGGCAGATCGACAGTGAGCCGATCCATCTCGTCACGGTTGCGACGGGTGACCTGAACCAGGATGGCCGGCCCGACATTGCCGCTGGTGCGTTGAATATGCGGAAACCCTTTGATCGCATCGGACAGGTTTCGGCCTGGCTGCAACGTGCGGAAGGGGGTCGCTGA
- a CDS encoding DUF4159 domain-containing protein, translating to MNVCALTAGRTLIRELPRTASERKQTDAERIEHRLLNIARIRHSGEWDAAPQALQKLLQAMNQVSAVQVATKPRLLSLTDERLFAHPLLYLHGRYGFALDQGEQQKLRTYLKQGGVLFADACCGADEFDQSFRRLAEQLFPGKRLKRIPVDHELFSRNTGFELREVRFRHPIDLQTKTNEERVTRIAPEIEGIEIDGRLAVLYSSYDLSCAIEHGDRIACPGYVAEDAVKLGLNIVWYSLLQ from the coding sequence GTGAATGTCTGCGCCCTGACGGCGGGACGGACGTTGATCCGCGAGCTGCCGCGCACCGCATCCGAGCGGAAGCAGACCGACGCGGAGCGGATTGAACATCGGCTGCTGAACATCGCCCGCATCCGCCATTCCGGTGAATGGGATGCTGCCCCGCAGGCTCTACAGAAATTGCTGCAGGCGATGAACCAGGTGTCTGCGGTGCAGGTCGCGACGAAACCGCGACTGCTGTCATTGACCGACGAGCGACTGTTTGCCCACCCCCTGCTCTATCTGCATGGCCGATATGGATTCGCCCTCGATCAGGGTGAACAGCAGAAGCTGCGCACTTACCTCAAACAGGGGGGCGTGCTGTTTGCGGATGCCTGTTGTGGAGCAGACGAATTCGATCAGAGTTTCCGACGACTGGCCGAACAGCTGTTTCCGGGAAAACGTCTGAAGCGGATTCCCGTCGACCACGAACTCTTTTCGCGTAACACCGGATTTGAACTGCGGGAAGTTCGTTTCCGTCACCCGATTGATCTGCAGACGAAAACCAATGAGGAACGGGTGACCCGCATCGCTCCTGAAATCGAGGGGATCGAAATCGATGGTCGACTGGCGGTGCTCTACAGCAGCTACGACCTGAGCTGCGCTATCGAACACGGAGACCGCATCGCCTGCCCGGGCTATGTCGCTGAAGACGCCGTGAAACTGGGATTGAACATTGTCTGGTATTCTCTGCTACAGTGA
- a CDS encoding right-handed parallel beta-helix repeat-containing protein — MRSLTMPTLLCFSLLVSATSSRAQNNQPFPMVTTGQSIQAALDAQPGRMLFLPAGDYEISEKLVIRSDGSGLFGPGRIIQTNPAAPFIEVEHRKGVRFRDLVLTRPEDKQTTAIEAINLRDCQDLVLDNVTVLNHRTRSGVFYLLNCRNATIRNCTITNYMRIAVDDRTASPDWGYAFYCIDGTGIVVNASTGTLIQGNRITETELLPTPAVQQQHQLGQFVKKNATKGTLTSQETWERESVKNWHQGSAIIVTSPTASDRTQILGNTIENGAQGIDLHSDHVIVAQNIVSNCFVGMKAMHGSRNVTIIGNQFIKNDLWSIGLMPGAASHAARQESPSESACVDNSDGGSIIANNIISQFGFGNAHWIWGSQGNPILLDEGQKPDNPPLSDVVIQGNIVQNSGRFHPDKTEQGPRYVYAIRIARKATGIHLSNNIFDPGREGISNVELKP; from the coding sequence ATGCGCTCACTCACCATGCCGACGCTTCTTTGCTTCAGCCTTCTCGTCTCCGCCACCTCCAGCCGGGCACAAAACAACCAGCCCTTTCCAATGGTCACCACCGGCCAATCGATTCAGGCGGCCCTCGATGCCCAGCCGGGGCGGATGCTCTTCCTCCCCGCCGGCGATTATGAGATCTCGGAAAAACTGGTCATCCGCAGTGATGGCAGCGGCCTGTTTGGTCCGGGACGCATTATTCAGACGAACCCCGCAGCCCCGTTCATCGAAGTCGAACATCGAAAGGGAGTCCGGTTTCGTGACCTCGTTCTCACTCGACCGGAGGATAAACAGACGACCGCCATCGAAGCCATTAACCTGCGCGACTGTCAGGATCTGGTCCTCGACAACGTTACGGTACTGAATCATCGCACCCGGTCCGGCGTCTTCTATCTGCTCAACTGTCGCAACGCCACCATCCGCAACTGCACGATCACGAATTACATGCGGATCGCCGTCGACGACCGTACCGCGTCTCCCGACTGGGGCTACGCCTTTTACTGCATCGACGGCACCGGCATCGTCGTCAACGCCAGCACAGGCACCCTGATCCAGGGCAATCGTATCACCGAAACCGAACTGCTGCCCACACCCGCAGTCCAGCAGCAACACCAGCTCGGCCAGTTCGTCAAAAAGAACGCGACCAAAGGGACACTCACCAGCCAGGAGACCTGGGAACGCGAATCGGTCAAAAACTGGCACCAGGGATCGGCCATCATCGTCACTTCGCCCACCGCCAGCGATCGTACGCAGATCCTGGGCAACACAATCGAAAACGGTGCGCAGGGCATCGACCTGCACTCCGACCATGTCATCGTCGCCCAGAATATCGTCTCCAACTGCTTCGTTGGCATGAAAGCGATGCACGGCTCCCGCAACGTCACCATCATCGGCAACCAGTTCATCAAAAACGATCTCTGGAGTATCGGCCTGATGCCGGGCGCCGCCTCTCACGCGGCCCGCCAGGAATCACCATCAGAGTCGGCCTGCGTCGATAACAGCGATGGCGGTTCGATCATCGCGAACAATATTATCTCCCAGTTCGGCTTCGGCAACGCCCACTGGATCTGGGGCAGTCAGGGAAATCCGATCCTGCTCGACGAAGGTCAGAAACCAGACAACCCGCCTCTGTCCGACGTTGTCATCCAGGGAAACATCGTCCAGAATTCGGGTCGCTTCCACCCGGACAAAACAGAGCAGGGACCGCGCTACGTTTACGCCATCCGCATCGCCCGCAAAGCGACCGGCATTCATCTCTCCAACAACATCTTCGACCCGGGCCGCGAAGGCATCAGCAATGTGGAGTTGAAGCCATAG
- a CDS encoding DUF1559 family PulG-like putative transporter: protein MSNETKTVPRPARGLGFKLLIAAGCLMILFALLVYCFFLLLLGVVYPFRVGYHLLAGWYLYLQRVGNSLSSSPTQVVWCVIMIVLMGAVLHLLLKRGYRLRFQSENSPAVWQPRWTCAILALLLLLLGSSFAVTELTQQVWALATSQERISFAFDSQGGWKREQSGDQLAELGLALHSHQDVYGHFPAGGTFDQTGQPQHSWLTHLLPFLGEEQLYRQIDLDQPWSADANRSPFQQPLYYCLNPGLRETYRGGTEGEPTSAGYQPAQYAANSHVMNANAAPGFQEISDGSSNTLLAGEVNAQFKAWGDPTNFRDPTRGINADPHGFGGPFQGGAQFLMVDGSVRFINEDIDPAILKALATPNGGEPVGEGSVAP from the coding sequence ATGTCGAACGAAACGAAAACCGTTCCCCGTCCTGCCCGCGGCCTGGGCTTCAAACTGCTGATTGCGGCTGGCTGCCTGATGATCCTGTTTGCGCTGCTGGTTTACTGTTTCTTCCTGCTGCTGTTGGGAGTCGTCTATCCCTTCCGTGTCGGGTATCACCTGCTGGCCGGCTGGTATCTGTATCTGCAGCGCGTGGGGAACAGTTTAAGTAGTTCTCCTACACAGGTCGTCTGGTGTGTCATCATGATCGTTCTCATGGGCGCAGTTCTACATCTGTTATTAAAACGAGGCTATCGCCTGCGATTTCAGTCAGAGAATTCACCGGCAGTCTGGCAACCACGGTGGACCTGTGCCATCCTGGCGTTGTTGCTGCTGCTGTTGGGCAGCAGCTTTGCAGTGACCGAGCTGACGCAACAGGTCTGGGCGCTGGCCACCAGTCAGGAACGAATCTCATTCGCGTTTGACAGTCAAGGCGGCTGGAAGCGTGAGCAGTCCGGCGATCAACTCGCAGAACTCGGGCTGGCGCTGCACAGTCACCAGGATGTCTATGGGCACTTTCCGGCAGGGGGCACCTTCGATCAAACCGGTCAGCCCCAGCACAGCTGGCTCACACACCTGCTCCCCTTCCTGGGGGAAGAGCAGCTCTATCGTCAGATCGACCTCGACCAGCCCTGGTCAGCCGACGCCAACCGTAGCCCTTTTCAACAGCCCTTGTACTACTGCCTGAATCCCGGTCTGCGGGAGACCTACCGCGGGGGAACCGAGGGCGAACCGACTTCTGCAGGCTACCAGCCCGCGCAATACGCGGCCAATTCGCATGTCATGAATGCGAATGCGGCGCCGGGTTTTCAGGAGATCAGTGACGGCAGTTCGAATACGCTGCTCGCAGGAGAAGTGAACGCGCAGTTCAAGGCCTGGGGTGATCCAACCAACTTCCGCGATCCAACGCGGGGCATCAACGCCGACCCGCATGGTTTTGGCGGTCCCTTTCAGGGCGGTGCCCAGTTTTTGATGGTCGACGGCTCCGTCCGTTTCATCAATGAAGACATCGATCCCGCCATCCTCAAAGCCCTTGCAACACCCAATGGTGGTGAACCGGTGGGGGAGGGGAGTGTGGCACCATGA
- a CDS encoding carboxypeptidase-like regulatory domain-containing protein, which yields MTKHTLLLMFSLTLSLLLTACGGAPDDQPELGTVSGVVTMDGAPLPNANVRFYPDAGRASAAKTDDSGHYELIYIRDEMGAVPGKHSVKITTLDEDEDPFGTQGSETVPDKYNKKTTLEATVEPGKNTINFDLESK from the coding sequence ATGACAAAACACACGCTGCTGCTGATGTTTAGTTTGACACTTTCCCTGTTGCTGACCGCCTGTGGTGGCGCCCCCGATGACCAGCCCGAACTGGGTACGGTTTCCGGAGTGGTAACCATGGACGGCGCGCCGCTGCCGAATGCGAATGTGCGGTTCTATCCGGATGCGGGACGGGCGTCCGCTGCCAAAACGGATGACTCGGGTCATTACGAACTGATTTACATTCGCGACGAAATGGGAGCCGTTCCCGGCAAACACAGCGTCAAGATTACGACTCTTGACGAAGACGAAGACCCCTTCGGCACCCAGGGAAGTGAAACCGTTCCCGACAAATACAACAAGAAAACCACCCTGGAAGCCACCGTCGAACCCGGCAAGAACACAATCAACTTCGACCTGGAATCGAAGTAA
- a CDS encoding tetratricopeptide repeat protein, with the protein MLFRALMLLLIIEGAWCGYLFYQRAARPEPMLPEARLMDPLFVEDVEPLVTQVQKDNAPYDWMQLGEALLGQGYYSHAALCFEQVARLMPASRLAESRIAYCLERTGRTSESTDKYLSLLETAEEGREGDRERMQIRYEIGRNYLREEQTDKAEAIFRENLGFLPARYQLAKLLIRSDRIEEALPLIQESLQRVPQSLKFRELELQAYRRQGDMDAVNRSALALARAQHSVPLHPGSDFIEPYRMQYGIDRRVEEFNQRISGGTLDELASELEQLIALLDNRPTTHYPIFLMRLAEVNLQRKRPEQIGKTIQQLNDLQIHNAETLLYQAQSLEMQDEWDQAAELAQRAGLLTKDPDLHQQIADILEQAGQAEASMAAHARALRLKGMLAYRENQLAEAEALLDQSLSLNPADPQAWYDRGLIRLALGKTEAARSDFQACLDREPRHGRARRQLTPTKNK; encoded by the coding sequence ATGTTGTTTCGCGCGTTGATGCTGCTATTGATCATTGAAGGCGCCTGGTGCGGATATCTGTTCTACCAGCGGGCTGCACGACCGGAACCGATGCTGCCCGAAGCGCGGCTGATGGATCCTTTATTTGTAGAAGATGTCGAACCGCTGGTCACGCAGGTTCAGAAAGACAATGCGCCTTACGACTGGATGCAGCTGGGTGAAGCACTACTGGGCCAGGGATATTACAGTCATGCGGCACTCTGTTTCGAACAGGTTGCCCGGCTGATGCCCGCGAGCCGACTGGCCGAAAGCCGCATCGCATATTGCCTGGAACGGACCGGGCGAACCTCGGAGAGTACCGACAAGTACCTGAGCCTGCTGGAGACTGCAGAGGAAGGACGCGAAGGCGATCGCGAGCGGATGCAGATCCGCTATGAAATCGGTCGCAATTATCTGCGCGAGGAACAGACTGATAAAGCGGAAGCCATCTTCCGTGAGAACCTTGGTTTCCTGCCGGCCCGTTATCAGCTGGCCAAACTGTTGATCCGCTCGGACCGCATTGAGGAAGCGCTGCCTCTGATTCAGGAATCGTTACAGCGGGTGCCCCAGTCACTCAAATTCCGGGAACTGGAACTGCAGGCATATCGCAGACAAGGTGACATGGACGCGGTCAACCGGAGTGCCCTTGCACTGGCGCGGGCCCAGCACTCGGTGCCTTTGCATCCGGGTTCCGATTTCATCGAGCCCTATCGAATGCAGTATGGCATCGATCGACGGGTGGAAGAGTTCAATCAGCGGATCTCGGGAGGCACACTGGATGAGTTGGCGAGCGAACTGGAACAACTGATCGCGCTGCTCGATAACCGCCCCACAACGCATTATCCGATCTTTCTGATGCGACTGGCGGAAGTGAATCTGCAACGAAAACGTCCCGAGCAGATCGGCAAGACGATTCAGCAGTTGAACGACCTGCAGATCCACAACGCCGAGACCCTGCTCTACCAGGCGCAGTCTCTGGAGATGCAGGACGAGTGGGATCAGGCTGCAGAACTGGCTCAGCGGGCGGGGCTGCTGACCAAAGATCCGGACCTGCATCAGCAGATTGCGGACATCCTGGAACAGGCGGGGCAGGCGGAGGCAAGTATGGCAGCTCACGCACGGGCCTTGCGGCTCAAAGGGATGCTGGCTTACCGCGAGAATCAGCTCGCAGAGGCGGAAGCCCTGCTCGATCAGTCACTCTCCCTGAACCCCGCAGATCCCCAGGCATGGTATGATCGGGGTCTGATTCGGCTCGCGTTGGGAAAAACCGAGGCGGCCCGGTCTGACTTTCAAGCCTGCCTGGATCGGGAGCCCCGACACGGTCGTGCGCGGCGTCAGCTCACGCCGACCAAGAATAAATAA
- a CDS encoding DUF1559 domain-containing protein codes for MKRNSSVICGVRWRGFTLIELLVVIAIIAILIALLLPAVQQAREAARRSTCKNNLKQMGVAFHNYHDTHRTFPPGWIDGDQTLGDASETANKNGLGWGTMILPFMDQTPLYNLIGTETNGFTMNWHIGYTGSTSIPSAKTIIPVYNCPSDPMGGINTDKGGFGKSNYATERIVMGVNKKLQIRDFRDGTTNTILVGEVRTQDETGTTGSCGGAACDEFMGKLWIGARTASWGWERGLQAEDVYFIGYNAPDDFINGGARTVADRFALSSPHVGGVHIMLADGSVRFLSENIDVNTYEWLNDESDGNVLGEF; via the coding sequence ATGAAGAGGAACAGTAGTGTGATCTGCGGCGTTCGCTGGCGTGGATTCACCTTGATCGAGCTTCTGGTTGTTATCGCCATCATTGCTATCTTAATTGCCCTTTTGCTGCCAGCTGTACAACAGGCGCGCGAAGCTGCCCGCCGCAGTACCTGTAAAAATAACCTGAAGCAGATGGGCGTTGCCTTTCACAATTACCACGACACACACCGCACCTTCCCTCCCGGCTGGATCGACGGCGATCAGACGCTGGGTGACGCATCCGAAACTGCCAACAAGAATGGTCTGGGCTGGGGCACAATGATTCTGCCTTTCATGGATCAGACTCCGCTGTATAACCTGATTGGAACTGAGACCAACGGTTTCACCATGAACTGGCACATCGGCTATACCGGTTCGACCTCCATCCCTTCCGCCAAAACCATTATTCCCGTGTATAACTGCCCGTCTGATCCGATGGGTGGCATCAATACCGACAAGGGAGGCTTTGGTAAATCCAACTATGCGACGGAACGCATCGTGATGGGCGTCAACAAGAAGCTGCAGATTCGTGATTTCCGCGACGGAACTACCAATACGATTCTGGTCGGCGAAGTAAGAACCCAGGACGAGACCGGAACAACCGGCAGCTGTGGTGGTGCCGCCTGTGATGAATTCATGGGTAAACTCTGGATCGGTGCCCGGACGGCTTCCTGGGGTTGGGAACGGGGTCTTCAGGCCGAAGACGTCTACTTCATCGGTTACAACGCACCGGATGACTTCATCAACGGTGGTGCCCGCACTGTGGCAGACCGGTTCGCTCTGTCAAGCCCTCACGTAGGCGGCGTGCATATTATGCTGGCCGACGGTTCTGTTCGTTTCCTGTCGGAAAACATCGACGTGAACACCTACGAATGGTTGAATGACGAGAGTGATGGAAACGTACTGGGCGAGTTCTAA